In the Ruminococcus sp. OA3 genome, one interval contains:
- the trkA gene encoding Trk system potassium transporter TrkA, whose amino-acid sequence MNIIIAGCGKVGTVLTAQLSKEDNNICIIDKDSAVVNRLASAYDVMGITGNGASYSILAEAGIEDADLMIAVTESDELNLLCCVIAKKAGQCQTIARVRNPIYSQERQFIKDELGLSMIINPEFTAAVEISQLLCFPNAMAIDVFSKGRSEMLRFRIPENSILDQMQLKDMPARLGNDILVCAVERNHEIIIPSGSFTLQASDIVSLIASRKNAVEFFKKIRMKTNHVKNTMLIGGGKIAVYLANMLLRLGISVKIIELDPKRCEELSEMLPEATIINGDGSDEDLLYEERIDLMDSFVAMTNFDEENILLSLFAKKKVRSKVITKINRLQLNEVIHNLDLDSVVYPKHLTAEKILQYVRATQNSIGSNIETLYRLFDDRVEALEFNIQENAKITGIPLMELNLKKNLLIGCITRGDQIIIPGGQDMILPGDSVIVVTTILGLQDAQDILQE is encoded by the coding sequence ATGAATATTATCATAGCAGGCTGCGGCAAAGTGGGCACTGTACTGACCGCACAGCTGAGCAAAGAAGACAACAATATCTGCATCATTGACAAAGACAGCGCCGTCGTAAACAGGCTCGCATCCGCTTACGATGTCATGGGAATTACCGGAAACGGCGCCAGTTACAGTATACTGGCAGAAGCCGGCATTGAAGACGCAGATCTCATGATCGCCGTCACAGAATCCGATGAACTTAATCTTCTGTGCTGCGTCATTGCAAAAAAAGCCGGACAGTGCCAGACCATAGCCAGAGTCAGGAACCCGATCTACAGCCAGGAGCGGCAGTTTATCAAAGATGAGCTGGGACTTTCCATGATCATCAATCCGGAATTTACCGCCGCAGTGGAAATATCACAGCTTCTGTGCTTCCCGAATGCCATGGCGATCGATGTCTTTTCCAAAGGACGTTCTGAAATGCTGCGTTTCCGCATCCCGGAAAATTCGATCCTGGACCAGATGCAGCTGAAAGATATGCCGGCACGGCTCGGTAATGATATTCTGGTCTGCGCCGTGGAACGGAACCACGAGATCATCATACCATCCGGGTCCTTTACACTGCAGGCATCGGATATTGTCTCTCTGATCGCTTCGCGTAAGAATGCGGTTGAATTTTTCAAAAAAATCCGTATGAAAACAAACCATGTTAAAAACACCATGCTCATAGGCGGAGGAAAGATCGCCGTATATCTGGCAAATATGCTTCTGCGGCTCGGCATCTCTGTTAAAATCATTGAGCTTGATCCAAAACGCTGCGAGGAGCTCAGCGAAATGCTTCCCGAAGCAACGATCATCAACGGCGACGGCAGTGATGAAGATTTACTTTATGAAGAGCGCATCGATCTGATGGATTCATTCGTTGCAATGACCAATTTTGACGAGGAAAATATTCTGTTGTCGCTGTTCGCAAAGAAAAAAGTCAGATCCAAAGTCATCACCAAGATCAACCGCCTTCAGTTAAATGAAGTGATCCACAATCTGGATCTCGACAGTGTGGTGTATCCGAAGCACCTGACAGCCGAGAAGATTCTGCAGTACGTGCGTGCCACCCAGAATTCCATCGGCAGTAATATCGAAACGTTATATCGTCTCTTTGACGACCGCGTGGAAGCTCTGGAATTTAATATTCAGGAGAATGCAAAGATTACAGGAATCCCGCTTATGGAGCTTAATCTGAAGAAAAACCTGCTGATCGGCTGTATTACACGCGGCGACCAGATCATTATACCCGGCGGTCAGGATATGATTCTGCCCGGAGATTCTGTGATCGTTGTGACCACCATCCTGGGACTGCAGGACGCTCAGGACATTTTGCAGGAATAG
- a CDS encoding RNA polymerase sigma factor, which produces MDSENELLEQLYSRYEQKMYQVAFAVLGQEQQAEDAVQDAFVKLTKYLKRIKDVESDKTKRLLIRIIRTTSIDQYRRNQRDAKRLTSEDALASGKMISMDEMMQAEDRQMIRRLLQKVPQDYLEIIKLRCYFEVSNREAAQILEISEDAAAKRLERARKYVQDKMGDEEYEGCKHRKSFEKFG; this is translated from the coding sequence TTGGACAGTGAAAATGAACTGCTTGAGCAGTTGTATTCGCGCTATGAACAAAAGATGTATCAGGTTGCATTTGCAGTGCTGGGACAGGAACAGCAGGCTGAAGATGCAGTGCAGGATGCGTTCGTGAAACTGACAAAATACCTGAAGCGGATAAAGGACGTGGAGAGTGACAAGACGAAGAGACTGCTGATCCGCATCATACGGACAACCTCGATCGATCAGTACAGGAGGAATCAAAGAGACGCAAAGCGGCTGACGTCGGAGGATGCACTCGCGAGTGGAAAAATGATATCGATGGATGAGATGATGCAGGCAGAGGACCGCCAGATGATCCGCAGGCTGCTGCAGAAAGTACCGCAGGATTATCTTGAGATCATCAAGCTGCGCTGCTATTTTGAGGTCAGCAACAGGGAGGCGGCGCAGATACTGGAGATCAGTGAGGACGCGGCGGCAAAACGTCTGGAGCGGGCAAGAAAATATGTGCAGGATAAGATGGGAGATGAGGAATATGAAGGATGTAAACATCGAAAAAGTTTTGAAAAATTTGGGTGA
- a CDS encoding DUF4367 domain-containing protein, with product MKDVNIEKVLKNLGEEAILEQWEKDTPGHNFSLNYKKKKLQLLQNTQQGNKKTTIKKKRLLAAACVAAVLSLSAGVYAAVSVFSTKVTFDEEQGQASLSFETLANSDIPPIEITPEYLPAGYQEWEEGKYSEGGEYAADGITIIQANYASYVALGDTSDLEETTLGGVKAVIAVTEGAAYPYDVFLLYEDTGHIVEIMACDKLSLEEVKEVAANIVITEVEGSGQNATAAFSAESDDMIEEAEEDPVAAEQICQAGDTFADGFAAFEERDLQYTVENVTVSDTVPLDRVTQETTGSTQEDYDRVMSFLDEDGTLKPFTRTVTLWEDNRLVTREMETVLVKYVEVTVKAENLSSEAAEDIGQYNTLRHLYEQEDGTFKEAYLGSRYADMEGYRSEETYGITYDSRQFLFDGSSYLDDPKHYFFTDFAPGEVRELHFGYAVPEDELDDLYMLFSGDSGDETYVRLDVQP from the coding sequence ATGAAGGATGTAAACATCGAAAAAGTTTTGAAAAATTTGGGTGAAGAAGCGATATTGGAACAGTGGGAGAAAGATACACCCGGCCACAATTTTTCACTGAATTATAAAAAGAAAAAACTGCAGCTCCTGCAGAATACGCAGCAGGGAAACAAAAAGACAACGATAAAGAAAAAACGCCTGCTCGCGGCGGCGTGCGTGGCGGCAGTACTTTCCCTGTCAGCGGGGGTCTATGCAGCAGTCTCCGTATTCAGTACGAAGGTGACGTTTGACGAAGAACAGGGACAGGCATCTTTAAGTTTTGAAACGCTTGCCAATTCCGATATTCCTCCGATTGAGATCACGCCGGAATACCTGCCTGCAGGTTATCAGGAATGGGAAGAAGGGAAGTATTCCGAAGGCGGGGAATACGCGGCGGATGGGATCACGATCATCCAGGCCAATTATGCCAGCTATGTTGCACTGGGAGATACCAGCGATCTTGAGGAGACGACATTGGGCGGGGTAAAAGCAGTGATCGCAGTGACGGAGGGGGCAGCATATCCGTATGATGTATTTCTGCTGTATGAGGATACCGGACATATCGTTGAGATCATGGCGTGTGATAAGCTTTCTCTGGAAGAGGTAAAAGAGGTGGCAGCCAACATTGTGATCACGGAGGTCGAAGGCTCCGGTCAGAACGCAACAGCGGCTTTCTCAGCGGAATCTGATGATATGATTGAGGAAGCTGAAGAAGATCCTGTAGCAGCAGAGCAGATCTGCCAGGCGGGTGATACGTTTGCGGACGGTTTTGCGGCTTTTGAGGAGAGAGATCTGCAGTATACGGTGGAAAATGTTACGGTTTCCGATACGGTACCCCTTGACCGGGTGACACAGGAGACAACCGGCAGCACACAGGAAGATTATGACCGTGTCATGTCTTTCCTGGATGAGGATGGGACCCTGAAGCCATTTACCAGAACAGTAACGCTCTGGGAGGACAACCGGCTTGTCACGCGGGAGATGGAAACTGTTTTGGTAAAATACGTGGAAGTGACGGTAAAGGCTGAAAATCTGAGCAGTGAAGCGGCTGAGGATATTGGCCAGTACAACACTCTGAGACATTTATACGAACAGGAGGACGGTACATTTAAAGAGGCTTACCTGGGAAGCAGATATGCGGACATGGAAGGCTACCGGAGTGAAGAAACTTACGGAATTACTTATGACTCCAGACAGTTTCTGTTTGACGGCAGCTCTTATCTGGATGACCCGAAGCATTATTTCTTTACGGATTTTGCACCGGGTGAAGTAAGGGAACTCCATTTTGGATATGCGGTGCCGGAAGATGAACTTGATGATCTCTATATGTTGTTTTCCGGTGATTCCGGTGACGAGACGTATGTACGGCTGGATGTGCAGCCGTAG
- a CDS encoding alcohol dehydrogenase family protein — protein sequence MADIPEKMKGVYLTGFGGYDKLEYREDIPVPTPKAGEVLVKIGAAAVNNTDINTRIGWYSKHVKTATGVGGTAGYGSDVKEDGSWLGRPLEFPRIQGADGCGKIVAVGEGVDGRRIGERVLIRNVQEMPLSDRGIECLTYGSECDGTFCEYTTARSEEVFQINSNLSDEELAVFPCAYATANNLVCRVKVNESDRVLVTGSSGGVGSALVQIAKARGAHVIGVCDTGKEEAVKGYGADEIIHRGEDYIEKLGEMSVDVVLDMVAGESWRQILKVLKKGGKLGMCGAIAGPIVEFDVRDMYLKDLSFFGTTYQTRDSMSELIEFIEQGKIRPIISKSYPLKDIVEAQKAFLAKKHVGKIVLKVNGE from the coding sequence ATGGCGGATATTCCGGAAAAAATGAAAGGCGTTTATCTTACCGGTTTTGGGGGATACGACAAACTGGAGTACAGGGAAGATATTCCGGTTCCAACACCAAAAGCAGGAGAAGTATTGGTGAAAATCGGGGCAGCAGCGGTAAATAATACGGATATTAATACCCGCATCGGATGGTATTCAAAACATGTAAAAACAGCCACAGGTGTTGGCGGTACTGCAGGATATGGCAGTGATGTGAAGGAAGATGGCTCCTGGCTTGGCCGACCGCTTGAATTTCCGAGGATACAGGGGGCAGACGGCTGTGGTAAAATTGTGGCTGTGGGAGAAGGTGTAGACGGGAGGCGCATTGGAGAGAGAGTTTTGATTCGCAATGTACAGGAAATGCCTCTGAGCGACCGGGGGATTGAGTGTCTTACTTATGGTTCTGAGTGTGACGGTACATTTTGTGAATATACCACTGCCCGTTCTGAGGAAGTATTTCAGATTAACAGCAATCTTTCCGATGAAGAACTGGCCGTATTTCCCTGTGCATATGCAACAGCGAACAATCTGGTATGCAGAGTAAAGGTCAATGAAAGTGACCGCGTCCTTGTAACCGGTTCTTCAGGGGGGGTCGGCTCTGCTTTAGTACAGATCGCTAAAGCACGGGGGGCACATGTGATCGGAGTGTGTGACACAGGGAAGGAAGAGGCGGTCAAAGGATATGGAGCAGATGAAATCATTCACAGGGGGGAAGATTACATAGAGAAGCTGGGTGAAATGTCTGTTGACGTGGTACTTGATATGGTAGCAGGAGAATCATGGAGACAGATTTTGAAAGTTTTGAAAAAGGGCGGTAAGCTTGGAATGTGTGGGGCGATTGCAGGACCAATTGTTGAATTTGATGTCAGAGACATGTACCTGAAGGACTTAAGCTTCTTCGGGACAACCTATCAGACGCGGGATTCCATGTCTGAGTTGATTGAATTTATAGAGCAGGGTAAAATCCGTCCGATTATTTCCAAAAGTTATCCGCTGAAAGACATTGTGGAAGCTCAGAAGGCATTTCTTGCAAAGAAGCATGTTGGTAAGATCGTGCTTAAGGTAAATGGTGAATAA
- a CDS encoding proline racemase family protein, which produces MGFKRSFDVVQAHCGEPMHVITSGVPTIPGNTVYDQLKWMRENDDQVRNLVLKEPRGYPPVNCNLIVPAKDPKAAAGYIIMEQNEYCVMSGGNTIAVATVLLETGMIPMKEPVTEFYLEAAAGLIKINAECSHGKVTQVTFTNVPAFPVYLDAEIDVPVLGKVRVDVAWGGMFYCLIDSRQFSWLKLVPEQGKEIARISALCYQSAREQLPVHHPDYPGIGITGSEIHGPTDNPNADWQSVDTVYTGEVDLNKPETWTGALDRCACGTGTCALMSVKYARGELKLNEAFRREGLIGIIFTGHALEEIDIHGYKGIKPTIGGQAWISAFCKYVLDETDPFPNGFTVGDIW; this is translated from the coding sequence ATGGGATTTAAACGAAGTTTTGATGTTGTTCAGGCACATTGTGGAGAGCCGATGCATGTTATAACAAGCGGAGTACCAACAATTCCCGGGAATACTGTTTATGACCAGTTAAAATGGATGAGGGAAAATGATGATCAGGTACGGAACCTTGTATTAAAAGAGCCGAGAGGATATCCACCGGTAAACTGTAATCTGATTGTTCCGGCGAAAGACCCAAAAGCGGCAGCCGGCTATATTATTATGGAGCAGAACGAATACTGCGTCATGAGCGGTGGAAACACTATCGCTGTCGCAACAGTACTGCTTGAAACAGGCATGATTCCCATGAAAGAGCCAGTTACAGAGTTTTACCTGGAGGCAGCAGCCGGATTAATTAAGATTAACGCAGAATGTAGTCATGGCAAGGTTACGCAGGTTACATTCACGAACGTCCCGGCATTTCCTGTGTACCTGGATGCAGAGATTGATGTACCTGTACTTGGGAAAGTCAGAGTAGATGTGGCATGGGGAGGAATGTTCTATTGTTTGATTGACTCACGCCAGTTCTCCTGGCTTAAACTGGTTCCGGAACAGGGGAAAGAAATTGCAAGAATCAGTGCTCTTTGTTATCAGTCGGCAAGAGAACAACTGCCGGTGCATCATCCTGATTACCCGGGAATTGGTATCACTGGTTCAGAAATTCACGGACCGACAGACAATCCGAATGCAGACTGGCAGAGTGTAGATACCGTATATACGGGGGAGGTTGATTTGAATAAACCGGAAACATGGACGGGCGCGCTGGATCGTTGTGCGTGTGGTACGGGAACATGTGCATTAATGTCAGTAAAATATGCCAGAGGAGAGTTAAAGTTAAATGAAGCATTTCGGCGCGAAGGTTTAATCGGTATTATTTTTACGGGACATGCTCTGGAAGAAATTGATATTCACGGTTATAAGGGCATTAAACCTACGATTGGCGGTCAGGCATGGATCAGTGCTTTCTGTAAATATGTGCTGGATGAAACAGATCCATTTCCTAATGGATTTACAGTGGGCGATATCTGGTAG
- a CDS encoding LysR family transcriptional regulator: protein MNKHVNLEYLNTFVIAAETGKLNITSELVFRSPSAVSTQIKILEEQFETKLFIRSKNSLILTSDGETLLKYAQDILSLNNTAFNSLKSASWAGNISLGVPTDYAKMFLTYIYPEFLKEFPSYHFNIVCSRSRAIRHSIERGNISAAIVAMEPQFRDDRLLWEEPLYWACAKGYSISENKALPIALFSDDCIINTYTLYSLKHLEIDYDIVFTSTMSENIEEAVRKGIAVSLLPASSITNDMDLISGSFSTAPLTLKVGFTHGNALDSALCDSMFSIIKNKLHQSGLINSGIN, encoded by the coding sequence ATGAACAAACATGTAAATCTCGAATATTTAAATACATTTGTTATTGCCGCTGAAACCGGAAAGCTCAACATCACTTCTGAGCTGGTCTTTCGCTCGCCTTCTGCAGTCAGCACACAGATTAAAATCCTTGAAGAACAATTTGAGACCAAACTGTTTATACGAAGTAAAAACTCTCTGATATTAACCAGCGATGGAGAAACCCTCTTAAAATATGCACAGGATATTCTAAGTCTGAACAATACTGCCTTCAATTCATTAAAGAGTGCATCCTGGGCTGGTAATATATCTCTGGGGGTCCCCACCGACTATGCAAAAATGTTTCTTACATATATCTATCCCGAGTTTTTAAAAGAATTTCCATCCTATCATTTTAATATCGTATGTTCCCGAAGCAGAGCAATACGGCATTCAATTGAAAGGGGCAATATTTCTGCTGCAATCGTCGCAATGGAGCCCCAGTTCCGTGACGACCGGCTTCTCTGGGAGGAACCGCTGTACTGGGCATGCGCCAAAGGCTATTCCATTTCAGAGAATAAAGCTTTACCAATCGCCCTTTTTTCCGATGACTGCATTATCAACACCTATACCCTCTATTCTCTGAAACATCTGGAAATCGATTACGATATAGTTTTCACCAGTACGATGTCGGAAAATATCGAGGAAGCTGTCCGCAAAGGAATTGCTGTATCGCTTCTTCCCGCCTCCTCGATTACAAATGATATGGACTTAATCTCAGGTTCCTTTTCAACTGCCCCGCTTACGTTAAAAGTTGGATTCACTCACGGCAACGCGCTTGACAGCGCTCTTTGTGACTCCATGTTTTCGATAATAAAAAACAAGCTTCATCAGTCCGGATTGATAAACTCAGGCATAAACTGA
- a CDS encoding spore coat protein yields the protein MNEKAMVTDTLVGINGELTSFEGYIVQTENPQLKQTLKQLRNECEMAQEKMYQAARQHNYYVPAQKATQEEVQHVKSILTQPASQSATHLM from the coding sequence ATGAACGAAAAAGCTATGGTGACAGACACTCTCGTAGGTATTAACGGAGAACTCACTTCTTTCGAAGGTTATATCGTACAGACGGAAAACCCTCAGCTGAAACAAACTTTGAAACAGCTGCGGAATGAATGTGAGATGGCTCAGGAAAAGATGTACCAGGCGGCACGCCAGCACAATTATTACGTGCCTGCACAGAAAGCGACACAGGAAGAAGTACAACACGTAAAATCTATTTTGACACAGCCTGCATCTCAGTCAGCTACACATTTAATGTAA
- a CDS encoding PilT/PilU family type 4a pilus ATPase produces the protein MTTTELLHLASSEGASDIFIVAGLPLTLKTHEVFKTVSETKLTPADTETMIREIYKTASNRELDKLFLNGDDDFSFSVVGLSRFRVNAYRQRGSYAAVIRVIAFYLPRPEDLHIPENIIRLADVSKGMVLLTGPAGCGKSTTLSCMVDHINNTKAYHIITLEDPLEFLHSHKKSIVSQREINTDTQNYLGALRAALRQNPNVILLGEMRDYETIHTAMTAAETGHLVLSSLHTIGASNTIDRIIDVFPSNQQQQIAVQLSMVLQAVVSQQLVPAVSGGYVPAFEIMTLTPAIHNLIRSGKVHQIEGTLYSSATDQMISMDNSLLKLYQEGTISSETALHYATNPEMLQKKL, from the coding sequence ATGACGACTACAGAACTTTTACATCTCGCCTCTTCGGAAGGGGCGTCCGATATTTTTATCGTGGCCGGCCTCCCGCTGACCCTGAAGACTCATGAAGTCTTCAAGACAGTATCTGAGACAAAACTGACCCCTGCAGATACTGAAACAATGATACGTGAAATTTATAAGACCGCCAGCAACAGAGAACTTGACAAACTGTTTCTGAATGGTGACGATGATTTTTCCTTTTCCGTCGTAGGGCTGTCGCGTTTCCGCGTAAACGCTTACCGGCAGCGTGGTTCCTATGCTGCTGTCATCCGCGTTATCGCTTTCTACCTGCCGCGGCCCGAAGATCTGCATATACCGGAAAATATTATCCGGCTCGCCGACGTTTCCAAGGGAATGGTTCTTCTGACCGGACCTGCCGGCTGTGGAAAATCGACGACCCTTTCCTGCATGGTGGACCATATCAACAACACAAAAGCATATCACATTATAACCCTGGAAGACCCTCTGGAATTCCTGCACAGCCACAAAAAAAGTATTGTCAGCCAGCGTGAGATAAATACAGACACACAGAACTATCTGGGTGCGCTCCGGGCAGCACTGCGGCAGAATCCAAATGTGATCCTCCTGGGCGAAATGAGAGATTACGAGACGATACACACTGCAATGACAGCTGCGGAAACCGGCCATCTTGTACTGTCAAGCCTCCATACCATCGGAGCCTCCAATACCATCGATCGTATCATTGATGTCTTTCCTTCCAACCAGCAGCAGCAGATCGCCGTACAGCTTTCCATGGTGCTGCAGGCAGTGGTTTCACAGCAGCTCGTACCCGCTGTAAGCGGGGGCTATGTTCCTGCATTTGAAATCATGACTCTTACCCCTGCCATCCATAACCTGATCAGAAGCGGCAAAGTACATCAAATAGAAGGAACTCTTTACTCTTCAGCGACGGATCAGATGATCTCGATGGACAACAGTCTTTTAAAACTTTACCAGGAAGGTACGATTTCCTCCGAGACTGCGCTGCACTATGCAACTAATCCAGAAATGTTACAAAAAAAATTATAA
- a CDS encoding DUF4860 domain-containing protein: protein MERENKLYHAIDFFFILSLLGIFVTTATLVIVIGADIYQSAVSSTTSDANVRTALSYVTEKIHQNDRSQGISVSSDEDRDLLLLHDTYQGSDYTTYIYEYEGTLRELTIRASDTPDYGSGQIITEISDFSILQDEQGRFVLSASGDEGKELSAYVFSKSE, encoded by the coding sequence ATGGAACGTGAAAATAAATTATATCATGCGATTGATTTCTTTTTTATCCTGTCTCTGCTCGGTATTTTTGTCACTACCGCCACACTGGTCATCGTGATCGGAGCAGACATCTATCAGTCCGCCGTCTCGTCAACAACGTCAGACGCAAATGTGAGAACTGCACTTTCTTATGTGACAGAAAAAATTCATCAGAATGACAGAAGCCAGGGAATCTCTGTCAGCTCCGATGAAGACCGGGACCTGCTCCTTCTGCATGATACCTATCAGGGTTCGGATTATACAACATATATCTATGAATATGAAGGAACTCTGCGTGAACTGACGATCCGTGCATCGGACACTCCTGACTACGGCTCAGGACAGATTATCACAGAAATCTCAGATTTTTCAATCCTCCAGGATGAGCAGGGACGTTTTGTGCTCTCCGCTTCCGGAGACGAGGGAAAGGAGTTATCAGCTTATGTCTTTTCCAAAAGCGAATAA
- a CDS encoding type II secretion system F family protein yields MSETNRIKKLNTAELITFFRQMSYTLQAGISPAEGLAIMAEDTASEQSGQIFTLFQKNLDESGSFCRALKESGLFPAYAIHMLQIGEYAGCLDETTASLADYYEREEATRQSLKNAVTYPCVMIIIMLAVSGILVAKVLPVFQEVYHQLGSELTGIPLRLMTLGNVISRFGFPLILLLIILCCVYAVLISRGRATLPFSKKLYRDIHAARFAHSFSLLLRSGMGTDECLEMIYALTDHEPMKQKIQHCMQLASDGMEFTSALKESHIFSSMEAHMISVGFRSGVPDTVMKQLADTYQQRADERLGRMIAVLEPALVGMLSIIVGFILLSVMLPLIGVLSGINTY; encoded by the coding sequence ATGTCCGAAACCAACAGAATAAAAAAACTTAATACCGCGGAGCTGATCACATTTTTCCGCCAGATGTCGTATACGCTGCAGGCCGGTATCTCACCGGCAGAAGGCCTTGCGATCATGGCTGAAGACACCGCTTCGGAGCAATCAGGACAAATTTTTACACTTTTTCAAAAAAACCTGGATGAATCCGGATCTTTTTGCCGTGCCTTAAAAGAAAGCGGGCTTTTCCCCGCGTATGCCATTCATATGCTTCAGATAGGCGAATATGCAGGCTGCCTGGATGAGACAACCGCTTCTCTTGCCGATTACTATGAACGCGAAGAGGCGACCCGCCAGTCGCTGAAAAATGCAGTCACTTATCCATGCGTGATGATCATCATCATGCTGGCTGTCAGCGGCATTCTGGTCGCCAAAGTCCTCCCCGTTTTTCAGGAGGTCTATCATCAGCTCGGAAGTGAACTTACCGGTATTCCCCTCCGGCTGATGACACTCGGAAACGTGATCAGCCGTTTTGGATTTCCACTGATACTTCTGCTGATCATTCTCTGCTGCGTTTACGCTGTTTTAATATCCCGGGGCCGTGCTACCCTCCCATTTTCCAAAAAACTTTACCGCGACATTCATGCAGCGCGGTTTGCTCACAGTTTTTCCCTGCTTCTGAGAAGCGGTATGGGTACCGATGAATGTCTGGAAATGATTTATGCGCTGACGGACCATGAGCCCATGAAGCAAAAGATACAGCATTGTATGCAGCTCGCATCAGACGGCATGGAATTCACCAGTGCGCTTAAGGAGTCACATATTTTTTCTTCGATGGAAGCACATATGATTTCCGTGGGATTTCGGTCCGGCGTTCCGGACACAGTGATGAAGCAGCTTGCTGACACGTATCAGCAGCGTGCAGATGAACGTCTTGGACGGATGATCGCTGTTCTGGAACCTGCTCTGGTAGGCATGCTTTCCATAATCGTCGGATTTATCCTGCTGTCCGTCATGCTTCCGCTTATCGGTGTCCTCTCGGGCATCAACACTTACTGA
- a CDS encoding transglutaminase-like domain-containing protein gives MQSDFFCRTQCKNRTDKTETGTRDNTPRVLLPSADGTTVYGNDSVIIDASHPEDGYIMISCTGNDARIKAQITGPDAITYTYDLESDSGYDTFPLSAGSGSYRVQVFENIAGDKYAVLFSQDLDVALKNEFTPFLYPNQFVNYNADTKAVEKGAELVKSASTDLDAVTGVYRFAVDNIAYDHAKAKSVKSGYLPDIDETLETKTGICFDYAALMTCMLRTQGIPTKLQIGYAGDIYHAWISCYLAETGWVDDMIHFDGEKWTMMDPTFAVDAKKDKKTKKFIENEKNYTVKYSR, from the coding sequence ATGCAGTCAGACTTCTTCTGCCGCACCCAATGCAAAAACCGAACAGACAAAACAGAAACAGGAACCCGGGACAATACGCCCCGTGTACTGCTCCCATCCGCAGACGGAACGACGGTCTACGGAAATGACAGTGTCATCATAGACGCCTCGCATCCTGAGGATGGATATATCATGATATCCTGTACCGGAAATGACGCCAGAATCAAGGCACAGATCACAGGGCCCGATGCCATCACTTATACGTATGATCTGGAATCGGACTCGGGCTATGATACCTTTCCCCTGAGCGCGGGCAGCGGTTCTTACCGCGTACAGGTATTTGAAAATATTGCCGGCGATAAGTATGCCGTTTTGTTTTCGCAGGATCTGGACGTGGCATTAAAAAATGAATTCACCCCATTTTTATACCCCAACCAGTTTGTAAATTATAATGCAGATACAAAAGCTGTCGAAAAAGGTGCCGAACTTGTAAAGTCCGCCAGTACTGATCTGGATGCAGTCACAGGCGTCTACCGTTTTGCAGTGGATAATATCGCATATGATCACGCAAAAGCAAAGAGCGTAAAGTCGGGATATTTGCCGGATATTGACGAAACACTTGAGACAAAGACCGGTATCTGTTTTGATTATGCCGCACTGATGACCTGCATGCTGCGCACCCAGGGTATCCCCACAAAGCTTCAGATCGGTTATGCAGGTGATATCTACCATGCCTGGATCAGCTGCTATCTCGCAGAAACAGGCTGGGTCGATGACATGATTCATTTCGACGGTGAAAAGTGGACGATGATGGATCCTACCTTTGCGGTGGATGCCAAAAAAGATAAAAAAACAAAAAAATTTATAGAAAACGAAAAAAATTATACGGTCAAATATTCCCGCTGA